In Paenibacillus sp. 1781tsa1, one DNA window encodes the following:
- a CDS encoding iron ABC transporter permease yields the protein MESSTIVGAERKKRTKSTIVLIVLALLIITAFVVSMNTGFTKLSPLEVMRTLFGGGTPKQELILFEFRLPRIVISVLVGAGLALSGCILQGVSRNALADPGILGINAGAGLVVMLFVSFFPTTTAAPVFLLPILALIGSGFAAFLIYVLSYKKGEGILPTRMLLTGIGVAAGISSAMIVLTLRLSPEKYQFVATWMAGSIWGSNWKFVTALLPFLIILVPLVLYKARVLNVLNLGDQTASGLGTPVERERLILLAAAVGLAGSCVSVSGGIGFVGLIGPHLARRLVGPKHQFLLPASALIGSLLVLVADTLGRVILQPSEIPAGILVAIIGAPYFLYLLSKTK from the coding sequence ATGGAATCCTCAACAATAGTTGGAGCAGAGCGCAAGAAGAGAACCAAAAGTACGATTGTTCTCATTGTACTTGCCCTATTAATTATTACGGCTTTTGTAGTGAGCATGAATACGGGCTTTACCAAGCTTTCGCCGCTTGAAGTAATGCGTACCCTGTTTGGTGGAGGCACGCCGAAACAGGAATTGATCCTGTTTGAATTCCGTCTGCCACGTATTGTGATTTCAGTGCTGGTCGGAGCCGGGCTTGCGTTATCTGGTTGTATTTTGCAGGGGGTATCTCGGAATGCGCTGGCAGATCCAGGGATCCTCGGAATTAATGCAGGTGCCGGTCTGGTCGTCATGTTATTTGTTTCCTTTTTCCCGACCACAACAGCAGCGCCGGTATTTCTTTTGCCGATTCTGGCCCTGATCGGTTCTGGTTTTGCTGCATTTCTGATCTACGTGCTCTCTTACAAAAAAGGAGAGGGCATCCTGCCTACGCGTATGTTGCTTACGGGGATCGGGGTGGCGGCGGGAATCAGTTCCGCCATGATCGTGCTTACCTTACGGCTTAGTCCGGAAAAGTATCAATTTGTAGCAACCTGGATGGCAGGCAGTATCTGGGGTTCGAACTGGAAATTTGTAACGGCTCTACTGCCGTTTCTTATCATTCTTGTCCCGCTTGTTCTGTATAAGGCACGTGTACTGAACGTGCTGAATCTGGGTGACCAGACTGCAAGCGGACTCGGGACTCCGGTTGAGCGTGAGCGACTTATTTTGCTTGCCGCTGCTGTAGGGCTTGCCGGCTCATGTGTATCTGTGAGTGGGGGGATCGGTTTTGTTGGTCTGATTGGGCCGCATTTGGCACGTCGTCTGGTGGGTCCAAAACATCAATTCCTGTTACCTGCATCTGCCCTGATCGGTTCATTGCTCGTGCTGGTTGCAGATACGCTGGGTCGGGTCATCCTACAGCCTTCGGAGATTCCTGCGGGGATCCTGGTTGCCATTATTGGTGCGCCATACTTCCTGTATCTCTTAAGCAAGACGAAATAG
- a CDS encoding ABC transporter ATP-binding protein translates to MLRRFFAYYRPYKKLFILDFSCAILVALLELAFPLAVNRVVDDLLPGGRWDWILWACLALLGIYFLNSFLNFVVTYWGHKLGINIETDMRKSLFNHVQKLSFRFFDNTKTGHLVSRMTNDLMDIGEIAHHGPEDVFIAVMTLIGAFSIMMSINGNLAVLTFIIVPLIIYLSLYFGSKMSKAFSRMFGDIADFNARVENNITGIRVVQAFANEEHEKAQFAVNNGRFRQTKLIAYKIMAWNSSVSYMLMKLVSLFVLVCGTWFVINGSMTYGQFIAFIMLSNVFLTPIQKINSVIETYPKGIAGFKRYTELLDMEPDVEDRPGAVAVSHLRGDIRYEQVTFGYTDQEPVLKGIDLNVHAGETVALVGPSGAGKTTLCSLLPRFYDVLEGRITIDGQEIQDMTLDSLRSQIGIVQQDVFLFDGTIRENIAYGKLDASEEEIWMAARRAQMEPLIQSMPEGLDTLIGERGVKLSGGQKQRLSIARMFLKNPPILILDEATSALDTETEAAIQQSLAELSEGRTTLVIAHRLATIKNADRIIVVAEQGITEQGRHEELLAAGGVYSRLHYAQFGA, encoded by the coding sequence ATGCTTCGCCGTTTCTTTGCCTATTACAGGCCTTACAAAAAGCTCTTTATTCTTGACTTCAGCTGTGCGATTCTGGTCGCGCTGCTGGAGCTGGCTTTTCCACTGGCGGTCAACCGGGTAGTTGATGATCTGCTGCCAGGCGGCCGCTGGGACTGGATTCTATGGGCGTGTCTGGCATTGCTCGGCATCTACTTCCTGAATTCATTTCTGAACTTCGTGGTTACCTATTGGGGACACAAGCTGGGCATTAACATTGAGACGGATATGCGTAAAAGTCTGTTTAATCATGTGCAGAAGTTATCGTTCCGTTTCTTCGATAATACCAAAACAGGACACCTCGTATCCCGCATGACTAACGATCTGATGGATATTGGTGAGATTGCCCATCATGGTCCAGAGGATGTATTTATCGCGGTCATGACACTGATTGGTGCATTCAGCATCATGATGAGCATTAACGGGAATCTGGCGGTGTTAACCTTTATCATCGTGCCGCTGATTATTTATCTCTCGCTCTATTTTGGCAGCAAAATGTCCAAGGCATTCAGCCGAATGTTCGGAGATATTGCCGACTTCAACGCTCGTGTAGAGAACAATATTACAGGTATCCGTGTTGTTCAGGCTTTTGCTAATGAAGAGCATGAAAAAGCACAATTTGCAGTAAACAACGGTCGTTTCCGTCAAACCAAACTGATTGCATACAAAATCATGGCCTGGAACTCCTCTGTCAGTTATATGCTGATGAAGCTCGTATCCCTCTTTGTTCTGGTATGCGGAACATGGTTTGTCATTAACGGCAGCATGACCTACGGTCAGTTCATTGCATTTATCATGCTGTCCAATGTGTTCCTGACACCCATTCAGAAGATCAACTCGGTTATTGAGACGTATCCGAAGGGGATTGCAGGCTTCAAGCGATATACAGAGCTGCTTGATATGGAACCGGATGTGGAAGATCGTCCAGGGGCTGTAGCGGTATCCCATTTACGTGGAGATATTCGTTATGAGCAAGTGACCTTTGGGTATACGGATCAGGAGCCTGTACTCAAAGGTATCGATCTTAATGTACATGCAGGGGAAACCGTAGCTCTCGTCGGTCCATCGGGTGCAGGAAAAACAACGCTGTGCAGTCTGCTGCCACGATTCTATGATGTGCTGGAAGGTCGCATCACGATTGATGGTCAGGAGATACAGGACATGACGCTGGACTCCTTGCGCAGTCAGATCGGTATTGTACAACAGGATGTATTCCTCTTCGATGGAACCATTCGCGAGAATATTGCTTACGGCAAGCTGGATGCATCCGAAGAAGAAATCTGGATGGCCGCCAGACGTGCACAGATGGAACCTTTGATTCAGTCCATGCCAGAAGGGCTGGATACGTTAATTGGTGAACGCGGTGTGAAGCTGTCCGGTGGACAGAAACAGCGTCTGTCCATTGCCCGCATGTTCCTGAAAAACCCACCGATTCTAATTCTGGACGAAGCCACATCCGCGCTGGATACAGAAACGGAAGCGGCGATTCAGCAATCCCTTGCTGAGCTGTCCGAGGGCCGGACCACACTGGTTATTGCTCACCGATTGGCTACGATCAAAAATGCAGACCGCATTATTGTCGTTGCCGAACAAGGTATTACGGAGCAGGGACGTCACGAAGAATTACTCGCAGCAGGTGGGGTGTACAGCCGCCTTCACTATGCGCAGTTTGGCGCGTAA
- a CDS encoding DUF3626 domain-containing protein, whose translation MELSRSQQLAQEHVTNYARSRKNEAEQTIREILHMSNIELKTFEDAVAKLKSHARIALHFHPDRLDPNMKSVAEALFEQGVYKSQFETLLSNGSVSAFSGGERDVWENKMFGGAYQINGSTNSERPKYGALHVMLHPDGPAPRFGSCYFLLSNEVSHRSTYTYLDSHQDPEEKGTYEEFDLILAALMRDVFYSGFAMGERNLTVQKLIGHMLVNLEKPFQNPSNQEPNRNLDHYIEAQVHGDISLEKDVKMLVADPSFKGTHTGRILEQICLKYSIDLHWHMGFTLLVDEVPMDFRGPSMPSLAKRIAKSDFIDANIIGSAAMDLKRNPSHWSDRGTYKEVLQELKLLWHVLVRYGKSMEK comes from the coding sequence ATGGAATTATCAAGGTCTCAGCAATTAGCTCAAGAGCATGTAACCAATTATGCAAGAAGCCGCAAAAATGAGGCGGAGCAAACCATTAGGGAAATCCTTCATATGTCCAATATCGAGCTGAAGACATTTGAAGATGCTGTCGCCAAACTAAAATCTCATGCAAGGATCGCGTTACACTTTCACCCAGATCGATTAGATCCGAATATGAAAAGCGTGGCTGAAGCACTATTTGAGCAGGGAGTTTATAAAAGTCAATTTGAGACTTTATTATCGAATGGAAGTGTATCCGCATTTTCAGGTGGTGAACGTGACGTTTGGGAAAATAAAATGTTTGGCGGAGCGTACCAAATAAATGGCTCAACCAATAGCGAACGGCCCAAATATGGGGCACTCCATGTCATGTTACATCCCGACGGACCTGCTCCTCGTTTTGGATCATGTTACTTCCTTTTATCCAATGAGGTCTCTCATCGTAGCACGTATACCTATTTGGATTCTCACCAAGACCCCGAGGAAAAGGGAACGTATGAGGAATTTGACCTTATTTTGGCTGCTCTCATGAGGGATGTATTCTATAGTGGTTTTGCCATGGGCGAAAGAAATCTAACGGTTCAAAAGTTAATCGGCCATATGCTCGTCAATCTTGAGAAACCCTTCCAAAATCCATCCAACCAAGAGCCGAACCGAAATCTTGACCATTATATCGAAGCGCAGGTTCATGGTGACATTTCTCTTGAAAAAGATGTCAAGATGCTTGTTGCGGATCCATCATTTAAAGGAACCCATACCGGACGAATCTTGGAGCAGATATGTCTAAAGTATTCCATTGATCTCCATTGGCACATGGGCTTTACCCTTTTGGTTGATGAGGTTCCTATGGATTTTCGTGGTCCTTCGATGCCTTCACTGGCCAAAAGAATTGCCAAAAGTGATTTTATTGATGCAAATATCATTGGCTCTGCAGCTATGGACTTGAAACGAAACCCAAGCCATTGGAGCGATCGAGGAACCTACAAAGAAGTTCTACAAGAGTTAAAATTACTGTGGCATGTCTTAGTGAGATATGGAAAGTCAATGGAAAAGTGA
- the ung gene encoding uracil-DNA glycosylase: MFGNDWDKVLQEETEAEYFNKIRYTLAAEYKTQTVFPPKEDLFSALKLTPYHQVKAVIIGQDPYHGAGQAHGLSFSVRPGVRVPPSLKNIYKELQADLGLPIPNHGSLVHWAQQGVLLLNAVLTVREGQPNSHQALGWQTFTDAVIRALNERSEPMVYMLWGSHAQKKGAFINRDKHLVLESTHPSPLAAHRGFLGSRPFSKANEFLTSKGIEPIDWKIPEN, encoded by the coding sequence TCGTTATACCCTCGCGGCCGAGTACAAAACGCAGACGGTCTTTCCGCCCAAAGAAGACCTGTTCTCCGCACTGAAGCTGACGCCATATCATCAGGTTAAGGCCGTTATTATTGGTCAGGATCCTTATCACGGAGCGGGTCAGGCTCATGGATTAAGCTTTTCGGTCAGACCGGGGGTACGCGTGCCTCCTTCTCTGAAAAATATATATAAGGAACTTCAGGCCGATCTGGGCCTGCCAATTCCGAATCATGGATCTCTGGTCCACTGGGCTCAGCAGGGAGTCTTGTTATTAAATGCTGTTCTCACGGTCCGTGAAGGTCAGCCGAACTCGCATCAGGCATTGGGATGGCAGACGTTTACGGATGCTGTCATTCGCGCGCTGAATGAACGTTCAGAGCCGATGGTATATATGCTGTGGGGCAGTCATGCCCAGAAGAAAGGTGCATTTATTAACAGGGACAAACACCTGGTACTGGAGTCCACACATCCCAGTCCGCTGGCTGCGCATCGCGGATTCCTCGGCAGTCGTCCCTTTTCCAAAGCCAATGAATTCTTGACCTCCAAAGGTATTGAACCGATCGATTGGAAGATACCTGAAAATTAG
- a CDS encoding DUF3221 domain-containing protein — protein sequence MSYLRQVFMLLSTLIVCLTGCSEQIECNSVQTQADAPSEDGFTGYVVDRKDDSILVVDPAYRDNSSNGGADRYYPAKWFSNAPDPQIGSYVEVWTDGGPENQPYPGQARAEKIAVSCPVAPDGGHMTDADAIRSGLLSLDTENIRVPVIEDVQFDHDAGTWTIRMRDAMSTTENQDEIDIKVEDGEPVE from the coding sequence ATGTCCTATCTTCGTCAAGTCTTTATGTTGCTCTCAACCCTAATCGTATGCCTTACCGGATGTTCAGAACAGATCGAGTGCAACTCCGTGCAGACTCAAGCCGATGCACCAAGTGAAGATGGATTCACTGGTTATGTGGTTGATCGTAAAGACGATTCCATTCTTGTTGTTGATCCTGCCTACCGGGATAACAGTTCCAATGGAGGAGCCGATCGATATTATCCGGCAAAATGGTTCTCCAATGCACCTGATCCGCAGATCGGCTCCTATGTTGAAGTCTGGACAGATGGAGGCCCGGAAAATCAACCCTATCCCGGGCAGGCCAGAGCAGAAAAGATAGCGGTATCTTGTCCAGTGGCACCGGATGGTGGGCATATGACGGATGCGGATGCGATTCGTAGTGGACTTCTTTCACTTGATACAGAGAACATCCGTGTTCCAGTGATTGAAGATGTACAATTTGATCATGATGCAGGAACGTGGACGATTCGCATGAGAGATGCGATGTCAACGACGGAGAATCAAGATGAGATTGATATCAAAGTAGAGGATGGTGAGCCAGTCGAGTAA
- a CDS encoding TIGR00730 family Rossman fold protein, with protein sequence MKRIAVFAGSNPGNHPDYTEKAVQLGKQIADSGYALVYGGSCMGLMGAVADAALEQGGEVIGVMPTGLFRGEVVHGGLTQLIEVGTMHERKATMAELSDGFIALPGGMGTFEELFEVLCWAQIGIHRKPVGLLNVNGYYGPLMKMVEHSVQEGFSNTSHLSLWSLESDPAELIKQMSSYIPAELTQKWSQLNGK encoded by the coding sequence TTGAAACGTATAGCTGTTTTTGCAGGCTCCAATCCGGGAAATCACCCCGATTATACAGAGAAGGCTGTTCAACTAGGCAAACAGATTGCCGATAGTGGTTATGCACTGGTCTATGGTGGTTCTTGTATGGGCTTGATGGGTGCAGTAGCTGATGCTGCTCTTGAGCAAGGGGGAGAAGTAATCGGCGTTATGCCTACCGGATTGTTCCGGGGTGAGGTTGTTCATGGAGGGCTCACACAACTGATTGAAGTGGGAACCATGCATGAACGGAAGGCTACGATGGCTGAATTATCCGATGGATTCATTGCGCTTCCCGGAGGTATGGGTACATTTGAAGAACTATTCGAGGTACTGTGCTGGGCACAGATCGGCATTCATCGTAAGCCTGTTGGCTTATTGAATGTCAACGGATATTATGGACCGCTGATGAAGATGGTAGAACATAGTGTACAGGAGGGATTCTCCAACACATCGCATCTCAGTCTGTGGAGTCTGGAATCTGATCCGGCTGAATTGATCAAGCAAATGTCATCCTATATTCCTGCAGAGTTAACTCAAAAATGGTCACAACTTAACGGGAAATGA
- a CDS encoding DUF5071 domain-containing protein, whose product MDIRECLPRDKFDYEAVRKLSEFSDVELKVIIPELMEWLQDGNWPISKPVEDLLLRLGEDLVPHIKDVLQTKDPQWEYFILVGLIDRLPVSHLSMLQTDLVRILEFPTPSEVLEELDEVIVELLKKMKETNER is encoded by the coding sequence ATGGATATTAGGGAGTGCCTTCCCCGCGATAAGTTTGATTATGAAGCGGTGCGTAAGTTAAGTGAGTTCAGTGATGTCGAATTAAAAGTTATCATTCCAGAACTTATGGAGTGGTTACAAGACGGGAATTGGCCGATCTCTAAGCCGGTAGAGGATCTACTATTGAGATTGGGGGAGGACTTAGTTCCTCATATTAAAGATGTATTGCAAACCAAAGATCCACAGTGGGAATATTTCATTTTGGTTGGATTGATTGATCGATTGCCTGTATCTCATCTCAGTATGTTACAGACGGATTTGGTAAGGATATTGGAGTTCCCTACACCAAGTGAGGTACTTGAGGAGCTGGATGAGGTTATCGTGGAGCTTTTGAAAAAGATGAAGGAGACCAACGAGAGGTAA
- a CDS encoding glycerophosphodiester phosphodiesterase, translating to MRNMEIIAHRGASAVCPENTMSAFERSLELGATGIETDVQMTSDGRLVLIHDETLSRTGGAEGWVKDTTYDQLCTRDAGSWFHANFAGERIPSLEELFRLVQGKGTLLNLELKNGIVSYKGMEEKVIKAIRDWNLEQQVVLSSFNHASLVRCKRLAPELRTALLYMEKLYRPYDYAAKLEASGLHPYKLALTQEDVAAALAHGIVTYPFTVNDPTEMQAMIDMGVQGIITDVPDVLASLITVPAR from the coding sequence ATGAGGAACATGGAGATTATTGCCCACCGTGGTGCATCTGCCGTATGCCCGGAGAATACGATGAGCGCTTTTGAACGAAGTCTGGAGCTTGGAGCAACAGGGATTGAAACCGACGTGCAGATGACAAGTGATGGCAGACTGGTACTGATTCATGATGAGACGTTAAGCCGAACTGGCGGCGCAGAAGGCTGGGTTAAGGATACAACTTACGATCAATTGTGCACACGGGATGCCGGGTCCTGGTTCCATGCTAATTTTGCCGGGGAACGTATTCCTTCTCTGGAGGAGTTATTCAGGCTGGTACAGGGGAAAGGAACATTGCTTAATCTGGAATTGAAAAATGGTATTGTGAGTTATAAGGGGATGGAAGAGAAGGTTATAAAGGCGATCCGGGACTGGAATCTGGAGCAACAGGTCGTGCTGTCCAGCTTCAATCATGCTTCGCTCGTGAGATGTAAACGCCTTGCCCCGGAGCTCCGTACTGCACTTTTATATATGGAAAAATTGTACCGTCCCTATGATTATGCTGCCAAACTCGAAGCTTCCGGCCTTCATCCCTACAAGCTGGCACTCACACAAGAAGATGTTGCTGCTGCACTGGCACATGGCATTGTTACCTATCCATTTACGGTGAATGATCCTACCGAGATGCAGGCCATGATTGACATGGGTGTGCAAGGAATCATTACCGATGTTCCGGATGTCCTGGCATCCTTGATTACGGTACCTGCCCGTTAA
- a CDS encoding iron ABC transporter permease has translation MSSQASPEKHNPDSPTAKIHTRPWAATLILTGGVLLLALGMALSISFGAADIKLSVVWKAIFDFNPELTPHQIIWEIRLPRILGGAMVGACFAVAGAIMQGMTRNPLADSGLLGLNAGAGFALAICFAFFPGLPFMYIIMYSFLGAGLGVLLVYGFGAASKSGLTPLRLVLAGAAVSAMLSALSEGIALYFRIGQDLAFWTAGGVAGTKWSQLEVMFPWVLAALIAGLLISRSITLLSLGEDIAVGLGQRTGLIKLIGLIVVLILAGTAVSVVGAVGFVGLIIPHLTRKLVGVDYRWIIPCSAVMGSLLLVFADLAARMINPPYETPIGALVALIGVPFFLYLARKERRTL, from the coding sequence ATGAGTTCACAAGCTTCACCAGAAAAACATAATCCGGATTCACCCACAGCGAAGATACATACTCGTCCGTGGGCAGCCACACTTATTCTTACAGGGGGAGTTTTGCTACTCGCTCTGGGTATGGCGTTGTCCATTTCTTTTGGCGCTGCTGATATTAAGCTTAGTGTAGTCTGGAAGGCCATCTTTGATTTCAATCCGGAGTTGACCCCTCATCAGATCATATGGGAGATTCGGTTACCACGTATTCTTGGAGGAGCAATGGTGGGTGCATGTTTCGCTGTAGCTGGTGCAATCATGCAAGGCATGACTCGTAACCCGCTGGCCGATTCAGGTCTGCTTGGGTTAAATGCTGGAGCTGGATTTGCGCTTGCGATCTGTTTTGCCTTTTTCCCGGGCTTGCCGTTTATGTACATCATTATGTATTCCTTCCTTGGGGCAGGACTTGGTGTCCTGTTGGTGTATGGTTTTGGTGCAGCTTCCAAATCGGGTCTAACACCACTACGCCTTGTACTTGCAGGTGCGGCTGTATCAGCCATGTTGTCGGCACTCAGTGAAGGGATTGCATTGTATTTCAGAATTGGACAAGATCTGGCTTTTTGGACAGCCGGTGGTGTAGCCGGAACGAAGTGGTCTCAACTTGAGGTCATGTTCCCATGGGTACTCGCGGCACTAATCGCAGGTCTTCTTATCTCCCGTTCCATTACTCTGCTTAGTCTCGGAGAAGATATTGCGGTGGGCTTGGGGCAACGTACGGGGCTGATCAAACTCATAGGCCTGATTGTTGTACTGATTCTTGCGGGTACGGCTGTGTCTGTGGTGGGTGCGGTCGGTTTTGTCGGACTCATTATTCCCCATCTTACCCGGAAGCTGGTTGGGGTCGATTATCGCTGGATTATTCCGTGTTCCGCTGTGATGGGTAGTTTGTTGCTCGTATTTGCGGATCTGGCTGCACGTATGATTAACCCGCCGTACGAGACGCCAATTGGCGCATTGGTTGCCCTCATCGGGGTACCATTCTTCCTATATCTGGCACGTAAAGAAAGGAGGACTCTGTAA